Within the Microbacterium terricola genome, the region CCTGGGCTTCTTCGTCCTGCTGCTGTGGATCCCGCTGCGTCAGAAGCCCGGGATCGGCACGATCGCGAACATCCTCCTCGTCGGAACGAGCATGCAGGTCGCGCTCGACGTGCTCTCCCCCGCGCGAGGACTCCTTCCGCAGCTGGCCACATTGCTCGCGGGAATCGGCCTTGTCGCGCTCGCGTCGGGGCTGTACATCGGGGCGCGGTTCGGGCCGGGGCCCCGGGACGGACTGATGACCGGTCTGCACGGTCGTCTGGGCTGGCCGATCTGGCTGTGCCGTGCCCTCGTCGAACTCACGGTTCTCGCGATCGGCTGGGTGCTGGGCGGCACCGTCGGCATCGGCACCGTCCTGTTCGCGGCGCTGATCGGACCGCTCGTCCACCTCGCTCTGCCGCCGCTGGACACCGCGCGCGCCCGCACGCGCCCGCGGGCAGAGCCCGCAGAGTCCGCGGTCTGACGCCTCAGTGCTCCCGGAACTGCGGCCAGTCGCTGCCGGGTGCCAGCCGTGAGTGGAGTGCGTTCTTCGCGATCTCCATGGTCGGGAACGTGCCGGCTGATTCGTCGGCGCCCGCCATCGTGACGGTGTAGCCCTCGTCGCCCTTGCGGATCGTGCCGACGACACCCGAGGTCGCGTACGCGACCCAGAGCGGGTGGTGGGTCTCGGTTGTGCTCATCGTGGAACTCCTTCCGACGAGGACGACGCTACGCCGCGACGCGCTGTGATGCCAGTATTCGCGGGATGAGTCAGGCGGATGTCGACGCTAGGCTGGAACCGTCCTTCCCTCCGTAGCTCAGGGGACAGAGCGAGCGGTTTCTACCCGCTGGGTCGGGGGTTCGAATCCTCC harbors:
- a CDS encoding YczE/YyaS/YitT family protein, translated to MTRRVIQLIVGLVLYGVGCALTVEAGLGVDPWTVLAQGLSIHTGIGIGWIANILGFFVLLLWIPLRQKPGIGTIANILLVGTSMQVALDVLSPARGLLPQLATLLAGIGLVALASGLYIGARFGPGPRDGLMTGLHGRLGWPIWLCRALVELTVLAIGWVLGGTVGIGTVLFAALIGPLVHLALPPLDTARARTRPRAEPAESAV
- a CDS encoding methyltransferase; the protein is MSTTETHHPLWVAYATSGVVGTIRKGDEGYTVTMAGADESAGTFPTMEIAKNALHSRLAPGSDWPQFREH